Proteins encoded together in one Penaeus vannamei isolate JL-2024 chromosome 41, ASM4276789v1, whole genome shotgun sequence window:
- the LOC138860508 gene encoding uncharacterized protein — MSVINHKSVIGQSSIISQSSVMSVIGQSSIISQSSVMSVIGQSSIISQSSVMSVINHKSVIGQSSIISQSSVMSVIGQSSIMSVIGQSSIISQSSIMSVIGQSSIISQSSIISQSSIMSVIGQSSIISQSSVMSVIGQSSIISQS; from the coding sequence ATGTCAGTCATCAATCATAAGTCAGTCATCGGCCAGTCATCAATCATAAGTCAGTCATCAGTCATGTCAGTCATCGGCCAGTCATCAATCATAAGTCAGTCATCAGTCATGTCAGTCATCGGCCAGTCATCAATCATAAGTCAGTCATCAGTCATGTCAGTCATCAATCATAAGTCAGTCATCGGCCAGTCATCAATCATAAGTCAGTCATCAGTCATGTCAGTCATCGGCCAGTCATCAATCATGTCAGTCATCGGCCAGTCATCAATCATAAGTCAGTCATCAATCATGTCAGTCATCGGCCAGTCATCAATCATAAGTCAGTCATCAATCATAAGTCAGTCATCAATCATGTCAGTCATCGGCCAGTCATCAATCATAAGTCAGTCATCAGTAATGTCAGTCATCGGCCAGTCATCAATCATAAGTCAGTCATGA